Proteins encoded in a region of the Scatophagus argus isolate fScaArg1 chromosome 1, fScaArg1.pri, whole genome shotgun sequence genome:
- the nae1 gene encoding NEDD8-activating enzyme E1 regulatory subunit yields MAATKASKEQKYDRQLRLWGDHGQESLENAHVCLINATATGTEILKNLVLPGIGAFTIVDGQTVTGEDVGNNFFLSNNSIGKNRAQAATELLQELNSDVSGNFVEESPDKLMDNDPEFFHRFTVVIGVQLPESTCLRLGSVLWSASVPFLVCKTYGLIGYMRLVVQEHTVIESHPDNALEDLRLDQPFDEFRDHLQSYDLDSMDKKDHSHTPWIIIVAKYLEKWLSEHNCQPPKTYKEKEAFRQFIREGILKNENGIPEDEENFEEAIKNVNTALNSTKIPCAVEDLFNSEQCNNITSQTLPFWVMLRAVKEFVLNEGSGSLPLRGTIPDMIADSQKFINLQNVYREKAMQDAAAVSKHVEYLLHSVGKPPESISEKDIRLFCKNSSFLRVVRCRSLAEEYSVDSVSKDEITSCMDNPDSEMVFYLMLRAVDRFYQQHSRYPGVYNYQVEEDIIKLKLCVNSLLQEYSLNVNIKDDYIHEFCRYGAAEPHTVAAFLGGSAAQEAIKIITHQFVPFSNTFIYNAMSQTSATFQL; encoded by the exons ATGGCAGCCACCAAAGCCTCCAAAGAACAGAAATATGACAGGCAGCTCAG GCTGTGGGGTGACCATGGTCAAGAATCACTGGAGAATGCACATGTTTGTCTTATCAACGCCACAGCAACTGGAACAGAGATACTGAAGAACCTAGTGCTTCCAG GTATTGGAGCATTCACCATAGTTGATGGACAAACTGTTACTGGGGAAGATGTTGGAAATAA CTTTTTCCTGAGCAACAACAGCATTGGAAAG AACAGAGCACAGGCTGCCACTGAACTACTTCAAGAACTTAACAGTGACGTCTCTGGAAACTTTGTTGAGGAG AGTCCAGACAAACTTATGGACAACGATCCAGAGTTTTTCCACAGGTTTACCGTAGTCATTGGAGTCCAGTTGCCAGAAAG CACATGTTTGAGGCTAGGCTCCGTTCTGTGGAGTGCGTCTGTACCTTTTCTAGTCTGTAAAACCTACGGACTGATCGGCTATATGAGACTAGTGGTTCAGGAGCATACAG tgATTGAATCTCACCCAGACAATGCCTTGGAGGACCTGAGGTTGGATCAGCCTTTTGACGAATTCAGGGACCACCTTCAGTCCTACGATCTTGACAGCATGGACAAGAAG GATCACAGTCACACACCGtggattattattgttgctaAATACCTAGAGAAATGGCTCAGTGAG CACAACTGTCAACCACCGAAAACTTACAAGGAGAAGGAGGCCTTCAGACAGTTCATTCGGGAAG GGATCCTAAAGAACGAGAACGGCATCCCTGAGGATGAAGAAAACTTTGAAGAAGCTATTAAGAATGTCAATACTGCTTTAAACTCAACCAAG ATTCCGTGTGCAGTTGAAGACCTCTTCAATAGTGAGCAGTGTaacaacatcacatcacag ACTCTGCCTTTCTGGGTGATGCTGCGAGCTGTGAAGGAGTTTGTTCTCAATGAAGGCAGTGGAAGCCTGCCTTTGCGGGGAACCATCCCAGATATGATTGCCGACTCTCAGAAATTCATCAACCTccaaaatgt ttACAGGGAAAAGGCCATGCAGGATGCAGCAGCTGTTTCTAAGCATGTGGAATACCTACTGCACTCTGTTGGAAAG CCACCAGAGAGCATCTCTGAAAAGGACATCAGACTGTTCT GCAAGAACTCGTCCTTTCTGAGGGTGGTGCGCTGCAGATCTTTGGCTGAAGAATACAGTGTGGATTCAGTCAGTAAAGATGAAATCA CCTCATGCATGGACAATCCAGATAGCGAGATGGTCTTCTACCTCATGCTTCGGGCTGTCGATCGCTTCTATCAGCAACACTCTCGCTACCCAG GAGTTTATAACTaccaggtggaggaggacatcATTAAGCTGAAGCTCTGTGTAAACAGCCTGCTGCAGGAGTACAGCCTCAACGTCAACATCAAAGACGATTACATCCATGAGTT ctgTAGATACGGTGCAGCAGAGCCACACACAGTTGCTGCATTTTTGGGAG gaTCTGCAGCTCAGGAGGCCATCAAGATCATCACCCACCAGTTTGTGCCCTTCAGCAACACTTTCATTTACAACGCAATGTCACAGACCTCGGCCACATTCCAGTTGTGA
- the ca7 gene encoding carbonic anhydrase 7 isoform X1, giving the protein MTGKHWGYGKEDGPSLWHKNYPIAQGKRQSPIDIVPHQASHDPSLGPIVLNYDQCTSINITNNGHSVVVEFDDSDDRSVIQGGPLDSPYRLKQFHFHWGGKGCHGSEHTVAGNSYASELHLVHWNAVKYKTFGEASTAPDGLAVLGIFLETGDDHRWLHMITDALYMVKFKGSVTDFKRFNPKCLLPSSLHYWTYLGSLTTPPLHESVIWIVLKEPIVVSEKQLGKFRMLLFTGEEEDQRLRMENNFRPPQPLQGRKVRSSN; this is encoded by the exons ATGACAGGGAAGCACTGGGGATATGGAAAGGAGGACG GTCCCTCTCTGTGGCACAAAAACTACCCCATCGCCCAAGGGAAGCGGCAGTCTCCCATTGACATCGTTCCTCACCAGGCTTCACATGACCCCAGTCTGGGCCCGATTGTCCTCAACTACGATCAGTGCACCTCCATCAACATCACCAACAATGGACACTCTGTAGTTGTGGAGTTCGATGATTCTGATGACCGTTCAG TGATCCAGGGAGGCCCTCTTGACAGCCCCTACAGACTGAAGCAGTTCCACTTCCACTGGGGTGGAAAGGGCTGTCATGGCTCTGAGCACACTGTTGCAGGAAATAGCTATGCATCTGag CTTCATCTAGTACACTGGAATGCTGTCAAATACAAGACGTTTGGGGAGGCTTCGACAGCTCCCGACGGCCTCGCTGTCCTTGGCATCTTTTTAGAA ACAGGTGATGACCACAGATGGCTCCACATGATAACAGACGCTCTGTACATGGTGAAGTTTAAG GGTAGTGTCACAGATTTCAAACGTTTCAACCCCAAGTGCCTTCTGCCCAGCAGCCTCCACTACTGGACCTACCTGGGATCACTGACCACACCCCCTCTTCACGAGAGCGTCATCTGGATTGTCCTGAAGGAGCCAATCGTAGTGTCAGaaaagcag CTGGGCAAGTTTCGCATGCTTTTGTTcactggagaggaagaggatcaGAGACTACGCATGGAAAACAACTTCAGGCCTCCCCAGCCTCTCCAAGGCAGGAAAGTACGCTCCTCCAATTAA
- the ca7 gene encoding carbonic anhydrase 7 isoform X2, whose amino-acid sequence MTGKHWGYGKEDGPSLWHKNYPIAQGKRQSPIDIVPHQASHDPSLGPIVLNYDQCTSINITNNGHSVVVEFDDSDDRSVIQGGPLDSPYRLKQFHFHWGGKGCHGSEHTVAGNSYASELHLVHWNAVKYKTFGEASTAPDGLAVLGIFLETGDDHRWLHMITDALYMVKFKGSVTDFKRFNPKCLLPSSLHYWTYLGSLTTPPLHESVIWIVLKEPIVVSEKQTAAPRV is encoded by the exons ATGACAGGGAAGCACTGGGGATATGGAAAGGAGGACG GTCCCTCTCTGTGGCACAAAAACTACCCCATCGCCCAAGGGAAGCGGCAGTCTCCCATTGACATCGTTCCTCACCAGGCTTCACATGACCCCAGTCTGGGCCCGATTGTCCTCAACTACGATCAGTGCACCTCCATCAACATCACCAACAATGGACACTCTGTAGTTGTGGAGTTCGATGATTCTGATGACCGTTCAG TGATCCAGGGAGGCCCTCTTGACAGCCCCTACAGACTGAAGCAGTTCCACTTCCACTGGGGTGGAAAGGGCTGTCATGGCTCTGAGCACACTGTTGCAGGAAATAGCTATGCATCTGag CTTCATCTAGTACACTGGAATGCTGTCAAATACAAGACGTTTGGGGAGGCTTCGACAGCTCCCGACGGCCTCGCTGTCCTTGGCATCTTTTTAGAA ACAGGTGATGACCACAGATGGCTCCACATGATAACAGACGCTCTGTACATGGTGAAGTTTAAG GGTAGTGTCACAGATTTCAAACGTTTCAACCCCAAGTGCCTTCTGCCCAGCAGCCTCCACTACTGGACCTACCTGGGATCACTGACCACACCCCCTCTTCACGAGAGCGTCATCTGGATTGTCCTGAAGGAGCCAATCGTAGTGTCAGaaaagcag acGGCGGCTCCTCGGGTGTAG